One part of the Lotus japonicus ecotype B-129 chromosome 2, LjGifu_v1.2 genome encodes these proteins:
- the LOC130736484 gene encoding uncharacterized protein LOC130736484, whose product MVISKADSRVQLVSDLILPETKRWNAHLVNEIFAQAEACAVRAIPLSWRRTTDFFYWSGRRYGYFSVRSAYYQIQQARLSKNPSSPSQNFPWKKIWTTPTPNKIKHFMYRAVNNILPCRDSLMKRGIQTGEECALCGEHKNESLTHLFLSCSWTRVAWFSHPMGLRSDTIEEGFADSYKPDEMAKITQALWAIWKARNENLFNGKLQDPAAAIHKALTLLMEWLAAQEKTPQNSGTSSNVTWKPPPENSLKVNIDAGWTGTDATGFGLVVRDHNARMMFASTHMEPARFDPAMAEALALRWSLSVIEELGMDDVVIETDSMIVYKAMREAHCKNYIEPIILDCKLLASIFPKFSLSHVKRQANNSAHSLAALAHEYPSIVWWDNPPRSVAEAIFVDALSYD is encoded by the coding sequence ATGGTTATTTCCAAAGCAGACTCGAGAGTGCAGCTTGTTAGTGACTTGATACTGCCAGAAACCAAAAGGTGGAATGCTCATCTGGTTAATGAAATTTTTGCCCAAGCAGAAGCATGCGCTGTAAGAGCAATTCCCCTTAGTTGGAGGCGCACAACAGATTTCTTTTACTGGTCCGGAAGAAGATATGGATACTTCTCAGTGAGATCTGCATATTACCAAATTCAACAAGCTCGGTTGAGTAAAAATCCAAGCAGCCCCAGCCAGAACTTTCCATGGAAGAAAATTTGGACCACACCTACGCCAAATAAGATCAAGCACTTCATGTATAGAGCTGTCAATAACATCCTCCCATGCAGAGACAGTCTTATGAAACGTGGAATCCAAACGGGGGAAGAGTGTGCTTTGTGTGGAGAGCACAAGAATGAATCGCTAACTCACCTCTTCCTAAGCTGCTCATGGACGCGCGTTGCCTGGTTCTCCCACCCCATGGGGCTACGTTCAGATACGATTGAGGAAGGATTTGCTGATTCTTACAAACCAGATGAGATGGCGAAAATCACACAAGCCTTGTGGGCCATTTGGAAGGCACGGAACGAGAATCTGTTCAATGGCAAGCTCCAGGATCCAGCTGCAGCAATTCACAAGGCTTTGACACTCTTGATGGAATGGTTGGCAGCACAAGAGAAGACGCCCCAGAACAGTGGCACTAGCAGTAATGTAACTTGGAAACCACCACCAGAAAACTCACTAAAGGTGAATATAGATGCAGGGTGGACAGGAACCGATGCTACAGGATTTGGATTAGTGGTGCGTGATCATAATGCCAGGATGATGTTTGCTTCTACACATATGGAACCTGCTCGCTTTGATCCAGCTATGGCAGAGGCGTTAGCATTGAGATGGAGCTTGAGCGTGATAGAGGAACTGGGCATGGATGATGTGGTAATTGAGACAGACTCCATGATAGTCTACAAAGCTATGAGGGAGGCTCATTGCAAGAATTATATTGAGCCAATTATACTAGACTGCAAGTTATTAGCCTCAATATTTCCAAAGTTTTCCCTTAGTCATGTAAAAAGACAAGCTAATAACTCAGCCCACTCCTTAGCTGCCTTAGCACATGAATACCCTTCTATTGTATGGTGGGATAATCCTCCTCGCTCAGTTGCAGAGGCTATCTTTGTAGATGCTCTTTCTTATGATTAA